The Malus domestica chromosome 13, GDT2T_hap1 genome includes a window with the following:
- the LOC103452792 gene encoding AMSH-like ubiquitin thioesterase 3: protein MKISINSMARRVEVDNRYPLRFYFRIADNLLKQANIYREEKNILDLYVILIRFSSLVSETIPCHRDYQTYSPREKTLYRKKLLDVLDELESLKAEAQRLVSKLNEAHAVAQLPQHESLEGTSNGLATSSLEWPPVNNKSLSLSAKQPGNLTSQSSWKHKNDYSQISTNTTQIDRQFQKLSFNLPLPNKETLSRHSFLGPNGLQGQWLGPSAKVKVQYPSSTDLIANNISDLNQVQDGDPGGIKSTMESVLSLNDGAWPRPSQESSPSLINEAREDPFELVIHQPSPPPVLARVQQEYTPIPPSKVADPRPGPAKPSLDGMPSSSSYQHLHVPVKLMDDFLRLARANTDKNLETCGILAGALKNKVFHITTLIVPKQESTSDSCQTLNEEEIFEVQDRLSLFQLGWIHTHPSQTCFMSSVDLHTHYSYQIMLPEAIAIVMAPTDTSSPHGIFHLSDPGGVSAIRNCDQRGFHPHEESSDGTPIYEHCSHVFINSNLRIDVVDLR, encoded by the exons ATGAAGATCAGCATCAATTCTATGGCTCGGCGAGTCGAGGTCGATAATCGCTATCCTCTCCGATTTTACTTCCGAATCGCCGATAATCTCCTCAAACAG GCTAATATTTACCGGGAGGAGAAAAACATCCTAGATTTGTACGTCATACTTATACGATTCTCAAG TTTGGTGTCTGAAACTATACCATGTCATCGAGACTACCAGACGTATTCTCCAAGAGAGAAAACTCTATACAGGAAG AAACTTTTAGATGTACTAGATGAACTTGAATCTTTAAAGGCGGAAGCCCAGCGCCTAGTGAGCAAACTTAACGAGGCTCATGCAGTTGCTCAACTACCTCAACATGAAAGCCTAGAAGGCACTTCAAATGGTTTGGCAACGTCTTCTTTAGAATGGCCTCCCGTGAACAATAAATCATTGAGCCTAAGCGCTAAGCAG CCTGGTAACTTGACATCTCAGTCGTCATGGAAGCATAAAAACGATTATTCACAGATTTCAACAAATACTACACAAATTGACAGGCAGTTCCAGAAGCT ATCTTTTAATCTACCTCTACCGAATAAAGAAACTTTGTCTAGACACTCATTTTTGGGTCCAAATGGTCTTCAGGGCCAGTGGCTAGGACCTAGTGCAAAGGTTAAG GTTCAATATCCAAGCAGTACTGACTTAATCGCTAATAATATTTCAGA CCTGAATCAGGTACAAGATGGTGATCCAGGAGGAATTAAATCTACAATGGAGTCGGTGCTCTCCTTGAATGACGGTGCATGGCCACGTCCTTCTCAGGAATCAAGTCCTTCATTGATTAATGAAGCAAGGGAAGATCCTTTTGAGTTGGTCATCCATcagccttctcctcctcctGTACTTGCTCGAGTGCAGCAGGAATATACTCCAATTCCTCCATCAAAAGTGGCAGATCCAAGGCCAGGACCTGCAAAACCGTCTCTGGATGGGATGCCAAGTTCTAGTTCATATCAACATTTACACGTT CCAGTAAAATTGATGGACGATTTCTTGAGATTGGCTAGGGCGAATACAGATAAAAACTTGGAGACCTGTGGTATTCTTGCTGGTGCATTG AAAAACAAGGTTTTCCATATCACCACGCTAATAGTCCCAAAGCAAGAATCAACCTCTGATTCG TGCCAAACATTGAATGAGGAAGAAATATTTGAGGTTCAAGACAGATTATCTCTTTTTCAACTTGGGTGGATTCAT ACACACCCATCACAGACCTGTTTCATGTCATCGGTTGATCTGCACACTCATTATTCATACCAG ATTATGTTACCAGAAGCAATTGCAATCGTCATGGCTCCTACAGATACATCCAG TCCACACGGCATATTTCATCTCTCCGACCCAGGTGGTGTGTCAGCAATTCGTAATTGTGATCAGCGTGGGTTTCATCCGCATGAAGAGTCCTCAGATGGAACCCCGATTTATGAGCATTGTTCTCATGTGTTTATAAACTCCAATTTGAGGATTGATGTTGTCGATCTGCGGTGA
- the LOC114820552 gene encoding uncharacterized protein: protein MALTMTQLSVLAAAFICISLFCCRTGMADEYTPERGDEPEKGTGTEHQDPTQIVAKALLCFNDKYVYSSCEESYRLNESGDLKVPAEKTDEYCNGPCMTETQLVLDCIDNIMTNFLFYNKATIQDIRDTIHAGCGHGKERGKFDVAEHIIRAEGSNAYKAANQILIGIVLMIVGNGLLF, encoded by the exons ATGGCATTAACGATGACCCAACTCTCAGTTTTAGCTGCAGCTTTCATCTGCATTTCTCTTTTCTGCTGCAGAACAG GGATGGCAGATGAATATACACCCGAAAGAGGTGATGAACCAGAAAAGGGCACTGGCACTGAACACCAGGATCCAACTCAAATTGTTGCCAAAGCCTTGCTGTGTTTCAATGACAAATAT GTATACAGCAGCTGTGAAGAGTCTTACAGATTGAATGAGAGTGGAGATCTGAAGGTGCCTGCAGAAAAAACTGATGAATACTGCAATGGTCCTTGCATGACGGAGACACAGCTTGTGCTCGATTGTATTGATAACATCATGACCAATTTCCTGTTTTACAACAAGGCCACGATTCAAGACATTCGAGACACGATTCATGCCGGATGTGGCCACGGCAAAGAAAGAG GTAAATTCGACGTGGCTGAACACATCATCAGAGCTGAAGGAAGCAATGCGTACAAGGCTGCAAACCAGATTCTGATTGGGATTGTGCTGATGATTGTGGGGAATGGATTACTGTTCTAA